One genomic region from Prevotella sp. Rep29 encodes:
- a CDS encoding 5'-nucleotidase C-terminal domain-containing protein yields the protein MKKTYLICALLSVLVWGSACRSPYHLQHIERTRILIDKTYDAQPDMAAKAWIHPYQAQVDSMMNPVVGRVGCYLEADRPESPLSNLLTDILMWAGKDYQEKPDFAVYNIGGMRAALAEGDVTIGDVLEVAPFDNKICFVNLTGTKVKELFSQIAMQRGEGVSHGVELEITKDGQLKSARLNGKEIDDAATYRIATIDYVAQGNDKMTAFKSSTDINQPEGEENNVRFVIMDYLREMAKQGITVTAKKEGRIIVKE from the coding sequence ATGAAGAAAACATATCTTATTTGTGCACTGCTGTCCGTACTGGTGTGGGGCAGCGCTTGCCGCTCGCCCTATCATCTGCAGCACATCGAACGGACGCGAATCTTGATAGACAAGACCTACGACGCACAGCCCGACATGGCAGCAAAGGCATGGATACACCCCTACCAAGCACAGGTGGACAGCATGATGAACCCCGTCGTGGGACGCGTAGGATGCTATCTGGAAGCCGACAGACCGGAAAGTCCGCTCTCGAACTTGCTCACCGACATCCTGATGTGGGCTGGAAAGGACTATCAAGAAAAGCCCGACTTCGCCGTGTATAACATCGGAGGTATGCGCGCAGCATTGGCAGAGGGAGATGTCACCATCGGCGACGTGCTGGAAGTGGCACCCTTCGACAACAAAATCTGTTTCGTCAATCTGACGGGAACGAAAGTGAAAGAACTATTCTCGCAAATCGCCATGCAGAGAGGAGAAGGCGTGAGCCACGGCGTGGAACTGGAAATCACGAAGGACGGACAACTGAAAAGCGCTCGACTGAATGGCAAGGAAATCGATGATGCCGCAACCTACCGCATCGCAACAATCGACTACGTGGCGCAAGGAAACGACAAGATGACTGCCTTCAAGAGCTCAACCGACATCAACCAACCAGAAGGAGAGGAAAACAACGTGCGGTTCGTCATCATGGACTATCTCAGGGAGATGGCAAAACAAGGCATCACGGTTACGGCAAAAAAAGAAGGACGCATCATCGTCAAAGAATAA
- a CDS encoding DNA cytosine methyltransferase yields the protein MKVISLFSGCGGLDLGFEKAGFNILVANEYDPTIYETFRINHPKTELIEGDIRKISEDNFPQGIDGIIGGPPCQSWSEAGALRGIEDQRGQLFYDYIRILRKTQPKFFLAENVSGMLANRHSLAVKNILSLFDDCGYDVTLTLVNAKDYGVAQERKRVFYIGFRKDLKVNFKFPEGSTKDDNKKITLRDIIWDLQFTAVPAGERNTHNPDAINNNEYFTGAYSPIFMSRNRVKSWDEQAFTVQASGRQCQLHPQAPKMVKIDKNDCRFVAGKERLYRRMTIREVARVQGFPDDFKFIYHNTNDAYKMIGNAVPVNLAYEIAKQIKSYLQS from the coding sequence ATAAAGGTAATAAGTCTTTTTTCTGGTTGTGGAGGTCTTGATCTTGGCTTTGAGAAAGCAGGATTCAATATTCTTGTTGCTAATGAATATGACCCTACCATATATGAAACATTTAGAATCAATCATCCCAAAACAGAATTAATAGAAGGTGATATTCGTAAGATTTCAGAAGATAATTTCCCACAAGGTATTGATGGCATAATTGGTGGTCCACCATGTCAGTCTTGGAGTGAGGCAGGTGCACTTCGTGGTATAGAAGACCAGCGAGGGCAGTTGTTCTATGATTACATTAGAATTCTAAGAAAAACACAACCCAAATTTTTCTTGGCGGAAAATGTCAGTGGAATGCTTGCGAATAGACACTCTTTGGCGGTAAAAAACATTCTTTCTTTGTTTGATGATTGTGGATATGACGTTACGCTAACCTTGGTAAATGCAAAAGACTATGGGGTGGCTCAAGAAAGAAAAAGAGTCTTTTATATAGGTTTCAGAAAGGATTTAAAGGTAAACTTTAAATTTCCCGAAGGCTCCACTAAGGATGATAATAAGAAAATAACTTTACGTGATATTATTTGGGACCTACAGTTTACAGCAGTACCTGCAGGTGAAAGGAATACTCACAATCCTGATGCCATTAACAATAACGAATATTTCACAGGGGCATATTCTCCTATCTTTATGAGTCGCAATCGTGTAAAATCATGGGATGAGCAGGCGTTTACTGTTCAGGCATCAGGTCGTCAATGTCAATTGCATCCGCAAGCACCAAAGATGGTAAAGATTGACAAAAATGATTGCAGATTTGTAGCAGGAAAAGAGAGACTGTATCGTAGAATGACGATAAGGGAAGTAGCAAGGGTACAAGGTTTCCCAGACGACTTTAAGTTTATATATCATAATACAAACGATGCCTATAAGATGATTGGGAATGCAGTTCCTGTAAATCTGGCATACGAAATAGCTAAACAAATCAAATCATATTTGCAGTCATGA
- a CDS encoding bifunctional UDP-sugar hydrolase/5'-nucleotidase, producing the protein MRRYIFSIICLLVTAAATAQNKQLLILHTNDTHSCINPLNENLADKKLAGRGGFLRRLAMIKQEREKQPDLLLFDSGDFSQGSPFYTLYKGDVEIELMNRMGYDASTIGNHEFDFGLDNMARIFRKAKFPILCSNYDFTGTVVEGTVKRHTIIKRNGIKIGVFALDPEMDGLVAGDKCAGVKYLDLVEVANEMATFLKKKKKCDLVICISHLGWDSPGMNDQIMIAGSRNIDLVLGGHSHTYMETLRYAKDLDGKDIPVDQNGKHGIWVGRMVLDMAKGK; encoded by the coding sequence ATGAGAAGATACATATTCAGCATCATCTGCCTGCTCGTGACAGCTGCAGCCACAGCACAGAACAAGCAACTGCTTATCCTGCACACCAACGACACACACAGCTGCATCAATCCACTCAACGAAAACCTGGCAGACAAGAAACTCGCAGGACGAGGAGGATTCCTCCGCCGCCTGGCAATGATTAAACAAGAACGTGAGAAGCAGCCCGACCTGCTCCTGTTCGACAGTGGAGACTTCTCGCAAGGCTCACCTTTCTACACGCTCTACAAAGGGGACGTGGAGATAGAACTCATGAACCGGATGGGCTACGACGCCTCGACCATCGGCAACCATGAGTTCGATTTCGGACTGGACAACATGGCACGCATCTTCCGAAAAGCCAAATTCCCGATTCTCTGCTCCAACTACGACTTCACGGGAACCGTCGTCGAAGGGACAGTCAAGCGACACACCATCATCAAACGCAACGGAATCAAAATCGGCGTGTTCGCACTCGACCCGGAAATGGACGGTCTCGTGGCAGGCGACAAATGTGCAGGAGTGAAATATCTTGACCTAGTAGAAGTAGCAAACGAGATGGCTACATTCCTGAAGAAAAAGAAGAAATGCGACCTCGTCATCTGCATCTCCCACCTCGGATGGGACAGCCCAGGCATGAACGACCAAATCATGATTGCCGGCTCACGCAACATCGACCTCGTGCTGGGCGGACACAGCCACACCTATATGGAAACACTCCGCTACGCCAAAGACCTCGACGGCAAAGACATTCCCGTTGACCAAAACGGTAAACACGGCATCTGGGTCGGTCGCATGGTACTCGATATGGCGAAGGGGAAATGA
- a CDS encoding DNA cytosine methyltransferase, with protein sequence MEVVSLFAGCGGLDLGFRRAGFNVIWANEYDKTIHETYRRNHPQTILNTSDIRILHEDSIPDCDGIIGGPPCQSWSLGGKSLGLNDERGQLVYDYIRIVKAKRPKFFIMENVAGMISPRHINAFQSFLQLFRDAGYKVKYELLNAADFRIPQDRLRVFVIGIRKDISREYFFPKVRRHKRIVLRQAIGDLQSAPRPYCLENVVQKEEIISNHDYYVGEFDEKFMARNRVRSWDEVSYTIQAQAKNEPLHPQAPKMQYITENKRCFVAGHESQYRRLSVRECARIQTFPDWFYFIYSDIRDGYKMVGNAVPPRLAHSLALSIKDFFIAEYAKNV encoded by the coding sequence ATGGAAGTAGTCTCTTTGTTTGCTGGGTGCGGTGGGTTGGATCTCGGATTTAGAAGAGCAGGATTCAATGTAATATGGGCAAATGAATATGATAAAACGATTCATGAAACCTATCGTCGCAATCATCCGCAAACAATTTTGAATACATCTGATATCCGCATATTACATGAAGATAGTATTCCGGATTGTGACGGGATAATCGGTGGACCTCCTTGCCAGTCATGGAGTCTTGGCGGAAAAAGCCTCGGACTAAATGATGAACGTGGACAATTGGTATATGATTATATTCGCATTGTAAAAGCAAAACGACCAAAATTCTTCATTATGGAAAATGTGGCAGGAATGATTTCACCTAGACATATTAATGCCTTTCAAAGTTTCCTGCAGTTATTCCGAGATGCAGGATACAAGGTAAAATATGAGTTGTTAAATGCTGCCGACTTCCGCATACCGCAAGATCGTCTTAGGGTATTTGTCATAGGGATACGCAAAGATATTAGTCGTGAATACTTTTTCCCAAAAGTCAGGCGACATAAGCGAATAGTTTTGCGTCAGGCTATTGGGGATTTACAATCAGCACCTCGACCTTACTGTTTGGAAAATGTTGTTCAAAAAGAGGAAATCATCTCAAATCACGATTACTATGTGGGCGAATTTGATGAAAAATTCATGGCAAGAAATCGTGTGAGGTCTTGGGATGAAGTTTCGTATACGATACAAGCGCAAGCAAAAAATGAACCATTGCATCCGCAGGCACCAAAGATGCAATACATAACAGAGAATAAAAGATGTTTTGTCGCTGGTCATGAAAGCCAATATAGACGTCTGAGTGTTCGTGAGTGCGCAAGAATTCAGACATTCCCTGATTGGTTTTATTTCATATATAGCGATATCAGAGATGGATACAAAATGGTGGGAAATGCTGTGCCTCCTCGATTGGCACATTCTTTAGCTTTGTCTATAAAAGATTTTTTTATTGCAGAATACGCAAAAAATGTTTAG
- a CDS encoding HaeIII family restriction endonuclease — protein MSNRSNDQGRAYEYITLIELFEQISSIRPAKIVENSSLAAAKSSWEGMSDIMKNLLLTSAKSFVPTIFELEPLILENDNDIVSLLIQKDVEGENGDVRDILIIRSGIQWEIGLSMKHNHFAVKHSRLSSSIDFGSKWYGYPCSQNYWSVVTPIFDYLKQEKKLGRKWSELPDKAGDVYIPLLKAFMMEIKESYLQYRDIPMKMVEYLLGEYDFYKIISIDRAKVTQINAFNLHGTLNSDAKKVKASIKIERTLLPTRIVYFDFKPDSNNTLELYLDNGWQFSFRIHNASTKVENSLKFDIQIIGMPATIITIDCKWK, from the coding sequence ATGAGTAATCGCAGCAATGATCAAGGTAGAGCGTATGAGTATATAACTCTGATAGAGTTGTTCGAACAAATCAGTTCTATACGTCCTGCCAAAATTGTAGAAAATAGTAGTCTGGCAGCAGCAAAATCTTCATGGGAGGGTATGAGTGACATTATGAAGAACTTGTTACTGACAAGTGCAAAATCATTTGTTCCTACCATTTTCGAGTTGGAGCCACTAATACTTGAAAATGACAATGACATAGTTAGCTTACTGATACAAAAGGATGTTGAAGGTGAAAATGGCGACGTTAGAGATATACTGATAATAAGAAGTGGCATTCAATGGGAGATAGGGCTAAGTATGAAGCATAATCATTTTGCTGTAAAACACAGCCGATTATCTTCAAGCATTGATTTTGGCTCTAAATGGTATGGATATCCTTGTTCGCAAAACTATTGGAGTGTAGTCACCCCAATCTTTGATTATTTAAAGCAAGAAAAAAAATTAGGTAGAAAATGGTCAGAATTGCCTGATAAGGCAGGCGATGTCTACATACCGTTATTGAAAGCCTTTATGATGGAAATCAAGGAGTCATATCTGCAGTATAGAGATATCCCCATGAAAATGGTCGAGTATTTATTGGGAGAGTATGACTTTTACAAAATAATAAGTATTGACAGAGCAAAGGTCACTCAGATAAATGCTTTCAACTTACATGGAACGCTAAATAGTGATGCCAAGAAAGTAAAAGCAAGTATCAAGATAGAAAGGACGCTTTTGCCAACTCGTATAGTATACTTTGACTTCAAACCAGATAGTAATAACACTTTGGAATTGTATTTAGACAATGGATGGCAGTTTAGTTTCAGAATTCATAATGCTTCGACAAAGGTGGAAAACAGCCTTAAATTTGACATACAAATCATAGGAATGCCTGCAACGATAATAACTATTGATTGTAAATGGAAGTAG